A section of the Pseudomonas prosekii genome encodes:
- a CDS encoding ABC transporter substrate-binding protein, whose translation MKSNKTLLTTLLSMGLLASAGATQAAGWCESGKPVKFAGLNWESGMLLTDVMQVVLEKGYDCKVDSLPGNSITMENALSSNDIQVFAEEWVGRSEVWNKAEKAGKVVGVGAPVVGAIEGWYVPRYVIEGDASRKLEAKAPDLKNIADLSKYASVFKDQEEPDKGRFYNCPAGWTCELDNSEMLKSYGLENTYTNFRPGTGPALDAAVLSSYKRGEPILFYYWSPTPLMGQVDLVKLEEKPGVDKRVTIKVGLSKTFHEQAPELVAVLEKVNMPIDLLNQNLGRMAKERIASPKLAKIFLKEHPDVWHAWVSEDAAKKIDAAL comes from the coding sequence ATGAAATCGAACAAGACCCTGCTGACCACATTACTGTCCATGGGCCTGCTCGCCAGTGCCGGCGCCACCCAGGCGGCCGGTTGGTGCGAGTCGGGCAAACCGGTGAAATTCGCCGGCCTGAACTGGGAAAGCGGCATGTTGCTGACCGACGTGATGCAAGTCGTTCTGGAGAAGGGCTACGACTGCAAGGTCGATAGCCTGCCGGGCAATTCGATCACCATGGAAAACGCCCTGAGCAGCAACGATATTCAAGTGTTCGCCGAAGAGTGGGTCGGCCGCAGCGAGGTCTGGAACAAAGCCGAGAAGGCCGGCAAAGTCGTTGGCGTCGGCGCGCCGGTGGTCGGTGCAATTGAAGGCTGGTACGTGCCGCGCTACGTCATCGAAGGCGATGCCAGCCGCAAGCTCGAAGCCAAGGCCCCGGACCTGAAAAACATCGCCGATCTGAGCAAATACGCCAGCGTGTTCAAGGACCAGGAAGAGCCGGACAAAGGCCGTTTCTATAACTGCCCGGCCGGTTGGACGTGCGAACTCGACAACAGCGAAATGCTCAAGAGCTACGGCCTCGAAAACACCTACACCAACTTCCGCCCAGGCACCGGCCCGGCTCTGGATGCTGCGGTGTTGTCGAGCTACAAGCGCGGCGAGCCGATCCTGTTTTACTACTGGTCGCCCACCCCGCTGATGGGCCAGGTTGACCTGGTCAAACTCGAAGAGAAACCCGGCGTCGACAAGCGCGTAACCATCAAGGTCGGCCTGTCCAAGACCTTCCACGAGCAAGCCCCGGAACTGGTGGCGGTGCTGGAGAAGGTCAACATGCCTATCGACCTGCTGAACCAGAACCTCGGGCGCATGGCCAAGGAGCGCATCGCCTCGCCGAAACTGGCGAAGATCTTCTTGAAGGAACATCCTGACGTCTGGCACGCGTGGGTAAGCGAAGACGCAGCCAAGAAAATCGACGCGGCCTTGTAG
- a CDS encoding purine-cytosine permease family protein, with amino-acid sequence MAVTTDRASNKPLIEKRSIDYIPEAERHGRLLSQFTLWMGANLQITAIVTGALAVVLGGDVFWSLIGLLIGQLLGGGVMALHAAQGPKLGLPQMISSRVQFGVYGAAIPIVLVCLMYLGFTATGTVLSGQALGQLFSVSDSAGILIFASVIVLVTVLGYRVIHFIGRVASVIGVIAFVYLFSCLMSQTDVGALLQIRHFSWSSFLLAVSLAASWQIAFGPYVADYSRYLPSKISSVKTFFAAGAGSVIGAQVAMILGVFAAASANGQFAGHEVAYIVGLGGTGATAALLYFSIAFGKVTISTLNSYGSFMCIATIISGFRGHLQVSRLQRLVFVLVIVGTATLIALLGQHSFLGAFKSFILFLLAFFTPWSAINLVDYYCITRERYDVPALADPNGRYGRWNPLGISVYVFGVLVQLPFISTKFFTGPLVEAMGGVDISWIIGLVLPAGLYYVCAKKWHGSVPDHLILPVEQDTVTEQKLSKAGRAAAI; translated from the coding sequence ATGGCTGTCACCACCGATCGTGCAAGCAACAAACCGTTGATCGAGAAGCGCTCGATTGACTACATCCCGGAAGCGGAAAGACACGGTCGTCTGTTGAGCCAATTCACCCTGTGGATGGGCGCCAACCTGCAAATCACCGCGATTGTCACCGGGGCGCTGGCCGTGGTGTTGGGCGGTGATGTGTTCTGGTCGTTGATCGGTCTGTTGATCGGTCAACTGCTGGGCGGTGGGGTGATGGCGTTGCACGCGGCGCAAGGGCCCAAGCTTGGGCTGCCGCAGATGATTTCCAGCCGAGTGCAATTCGGCGTGTATGGCGCGGCCATCCCGATCGTGCTGGTGTGCCTGATGTACCTCGGTTTCACCGCGACCGGCACGGTACTTTCCGGGCAGGCGCTGGGGCAATTGTTCAGTGTCAGCGACAGCGCCGGGATCCTGATTTTCGCCAGTGTCATCGTGCTGGTAACGGTGCTCGGTTATCGGGTGATCCACTTCATTGGCCGGGTCGCCAGCGTCATTGGCGTGATTGCTTTCGTTTACCTGTTCAGCTGCTTGATGAGCCAGACCGATGTCGGCGCGCTCCTGCAAATCCGCCACTTCAGCTGGAGCAGTTTCCTGCTTGCGGTGTCGCTCGCAGCGTCCTGGCAGATCGCTTTCGGGCCTTACGTGGCGGACTACTCACGGTATCTGCCGAGCAAGATTTCCTCGGTCAAAACCTTCTTCGCCGCCGGCGCCGGTTCGGTGATTGGTGCGCAAGTGGCGATGATCCTCGGCGTATTTGCCGCGGCCTCGGCCAACGGCCAGTTCGCCGGTCACGAAGTCGCCTACATCGTCGGTTTGGGCGGCACCGGTGCCACCGCGGCGCTGCTGTATTTCAGCATCGCGTTCGGCAAAGTGACCATTTCCACACTCAACTCCTACGGCAGCTTCATGTGCATCGCGACCATCATCAGTGGCTTTCGTGGTCACCTGCAGGTCTCGCGTTTGCAGCGGCTGGTGTTCGTATTGGTGATTGTCGGCACGGCGACGCTGATCGCGTTGCTCGGTCAGCACTCGTTCCTCGGTGCGTTCAAGTCGTTCATCCTGTTTCTGCTAGCGTTCTTTACACCGTGGAGCGCGATCAATCTGGTGGACTACTACTGCATCACCCGCGAGCGTTATGACGTGCCGGCGCTGGCCGACCCGAATGGTCGTTACGGGCGCTGGAACCCGCTGGGCATCAGCGTCTATGTTTTCGGTGTGCTGGTGCAATTGCCGTTCATTTCCACCAAGTTCTTCACCGGGCCGCTGGTGGAGGCCATGGGCGGCGTGGACATTTCCTGGATCATCGGTCTGGTGCTGCCCGCAGGCCTGTATTACGTATGTGCGAAAAAATGGCACGGCAGCGTGCCCGACCACCTGATCCTGCCGGTCGAGCAGGACACGGTCACCGAACAAAAGCTGAGTAAGGCGGGTCGTGCAGCTGCGATCTAG